One region of Bradyrhizobium betae genomic DNA includes:
- a CDS encoding GcrA family cell cycle regulator, with protein sequence MTVLTWSDDRVEQLKKLWEAGLSASQIAAELGNVTRNAVIGKVHRLGLSGRAKSPSSAAPRPRKARPAQHMMRVSRPIARGNTALAQAFEVEVEAEPVTYDNVVPMSQRLSLLELNEATCHWPVGDPSSPDFFFCGGKALSGLPYCAQHSRVAYQPAADRRRAPAKPGPR encoded by the coding sequence ATGACGGTTTTGACCTGGTCGGATGATCGCGTCGAGCAACTGAAGAAGCTCTGGGAGGCCGGGTTGTCGGCCAGCCAGATCGCGGCAGAGCTCGGTAATGTCACCCGCAACGCCGTGATCGGCAAGGTGCACAGGCTCGGCCTGTCCGGCCGCGCCAAGAGCCCTTCATCCGCTGCGCCGCGGCCGCGCAAGGCGCGTCCCGCCCAGCACATGATGCGGGTGAGCCGGCCCATCGCACGCGGCAACACCGCGCTGGCTCAGGCCTTCGAGGTCGAGGTCGAGGCCGAACCTGTTACCTACGACAACGTGGTGCCGATGAGCCAGCGGCTGTCGCTGCTGGAGCTCAACGAGGCGACCTGCCACTGGCCGGTCGGCGATCCCTCGAGCCCGGACTTCTTCTTCTGCGGCGGCAAGGCGCTCTCCGGCCTGCCCTATTGCGCCCAGCACTCGCGGGTTGCGTATCAGCCGGCAGCGGATCGCCGGCGCGCGCCGGCCAAGCCAGGTCCGCGCTGA
- the phoB gene encoding phosphate regulon transcriptional regulator PhoB: MGARIMVVEDEEALTELLRYNLEGDGYDVETVMRGDDADTRLKEHIPDLIVLDWMLPGLSGIELCRRLRTRPETKQLPIIMLTARGEESERVRGLATGADDYIVKPFSVPELLARVKGLLRRASPERLATVLAYGDIELDRDKRRVARSGRPIDLGPTEYRLLEFFLEHPGRVFSREQLLDSVWGRDIYIDERTVDVHIGRLRKLLNLGREQDPIRTVRGAGYALDDRFAKAEQT, from the coding sequence ATGGGCGCACGCATTATGGTGGTTGAAGACGAGGAAGCTCTCACCGAGCTGCTTCGCTACAACCTCGAAGGCGACGGCTATGACGTCGAGACGGTGATGCGCGGCGACGACGCCGACACCCGTCTCAAGGAGCACATCCCCGACCTGATCGTGCTCGACTGGATGCTGCCGGGGCTGTCCGGCATCGAATTGTGCCGGCGGCTTCGCACCAGGCCGGAGACCAAGCAGCTGCCGATCATCATGCTCACCGCGCGCGGCGAGGAGAGCGAGCGGGTGCGGGGACTTGCGACCGGCGCGGACGACTACATCGTCAAGCCGTTCTCGGTGCCGGAGCTGCTGGCGCGCGTGAAGGGCCTGCTGCGCCGCGCCAGTCCGGAGCGGCTCGCCACCGTGCTGGCCTACGGCGACATCGAGCTTGATCGCGACAAGCGCCGCGTGGCGCGCTCGGGCCGTCCGATCGACCTCGGCCCGACCGAATATCGCCTGCTGGAGTTCTTCCTGGAGCATCCCGGCCGCGTGTTCTCGCGCGAGCAGCTGCTCGACAGCGTCTGGGGCCGCGACATCTACATCGATGAACGCACCGTCGACGTGCATATCGGCCGCCTGCGCAAGCTGCTCAATCTCGGCCGCGAGCAGGACCCGATCCGCACCGTCCGCGGCGCCGGCTATGCGCTCGACGATCGGTTTGCGAAGGCGGAGCAGACGTAA